In Acinetobacter piscicola, a single window of DNA contains:
- a CDS encoding solute carrier family 23 protein has product MSNWFPKWRPYHGSIDARPVGTNEYLPPAQSVVLGIQHAFAMFGATVLAPFLMGFDPNLAILMSGICTILFFIITGGRVPSYLGSSFAFIGVVIAATGYAASGTGAPNVNIAHAAGGIMACGILYAIFGFIVMATGTKWIEKLMPPVVTGAVVMIIGLNLAPVTVKGVAGNNFNMWMALVTVLCMGSIAVFTKGLLQRLLLLVGLLSAYLIYFIVANVMGNGTPINFAPIQEAAWFGIPSFHSPVFDVNAILIIAPIALILVAENLGHIKAVSAMTGENLDPHIGKAFVADGIATTLSGGVGAPGMTTYGENIGVMAVTRVYSTIVFVIAGVFAIFLGFSPKFGAVIHTIPTAILTGASIVVFGLITIAGAKIWIENKVDFSKNKNLMVAAVTIILGTGDFALQFGDFNLGGIGTATFAALILNWFFSLKDPSE; this is encoded by the coding sequence ATGTCCAATTGGTTTCCCAAATGGCGTCCTTATCATGGCAGTATCGATGCACGGCCTGTCGGAACGAATGAATATCTCCCTCCTGCTCAAAGTGTTGTTCTCGGCATCCAACATGCTTTCGCGATGTTTGGCGCAACCGTACTCGCACCCTTTTTAATGGGCTTCGATCCCAATCTTGCGATTTTAATGTCAGGGATTTGTACGATCTTGTTCTTTATCATCACCGGTGGTCGAGTTCCAAGTTATTTAGGATCTAGCTTTGCCTTTATTGGTGTCGTCATTGCAGCAACAGGTTATGCCGCATCAGGTACAGGTGCGCCGAATGTGAATATTGCCCATGCAGCAGGCGGGATTATGGCATGTGGTATTTTATATGCTATTTTCGGTTTTATTGTCATGGCGACAGGCACAAAATGGATCGAAAAACTCATGCCTCCTGTCGTTACAGGCGCCGTCGTCATGATTATTGGTCTAAACCTTGCTCCTGTCACAGTCAAAGGTGTTGCTGGTAATAACTTTAATATGTGGATGGCATTGGTCACTGTACTGTGCATGGGCTCAATTGCCGTATTCACCAAAGGTTTATTACAACGCTTATTGCTTTTAGTCGGTTTATTGTCAGCGTATTTGATCTATTTTATCGTTGCCAATGTCATGGGCAATGGTACACCGATTAACTTTGCGCCCATCCAAGAGGCTGCTTGGTTTGGTATCCCAAGCTTTCACTCACCTGTTTTTGATGTCAATGCTATTCTCATCATTGCTCCGATTGCTTTGATTTTAGTGGCTGAAAACTTAGGTCATATCAAAGCGGTTAGTGCCATGACAGGTGAAAATCTTGATCCGCATATTGGTAAAGCGTTTGTCGCAGATGGGATCGCAACGACACTGTCTGGTGGTGTTGGCGCACCAGGGATGACCACCTATGGTGAAAACATTGGTGTTATGGCGGTCACTCGAGTTTACTCGACTATTGTCTTTGTCATCGCAGGTGTATTTGCTATTTTCTTAGGTTTTTCACCTAAGTTTGGTGCGGTGATTCACACCATTCCGACTGCAATTTTAACAGGTGCTTCGATTGTGGTTTTTGGTCTAATTACCATTGCAGGTGCGAAAATTTGGATCGAAAATAAAGTTGATTTTTCCAAAAATAAAAATTTGATGGTTGCAGCAGTCACCATTATTTTAGGTACTGGTGATTTTGCCCTTCAATTTGGTGACTTTAACTTAGGTGGAATTGGTACTGCAACATTTGCAGCATTGATTTTAAACTGGTTCTTTAGTCTAAAAGATCCATCTGAATAA
- a CDS encoding TDT family transporter — translation MKKPFYQLKQSRNVIRQFTPNWFTMTMGTGVVALILPEFPFAQEILWQGATALWQFNAFVFIVFSLVYALRWLIYPQEAKQIFSHPSMALFLGAIPMGLATVLNGFLKYGVALYGDVAIQIAQVLWFVDAILAVGIGVLVPFCMFYKQEHQLHSMTAMWLLPIVACEVTATSGGLLLAHLAAGQQAVGILFASYILWGMSVLPAFAILTILMLRLALHKLPGKELAISGWLALGPIGTGALALLVLGAQAPQVLAYIQLEQLGVFFKNAGIVASFILLGFGVWWFAIAVLTTLKHAATDLPFNLGWWGLTFPLGVFTLAVLNLGHQLHVSFIVNTGLAFAAILMMLWVMVMAKTLKGMYQGHLFFSPCLKALLDSQQR, via the coding sequence ATGAAAAAGCCATTTTATCAACTGAAACAAAGCCGTAATGTGATTCGGCAGTTTACCCCGAACTGGTTCACCATGACCATGGGCACAGGTGTGGTGGCATTGATTTTACCCGAATTTCCATTTGCACAAGAGATTTTATGGCAAGGGGCAACAGCATTATGGCAATTCAACGCGTTTGTATTCATCGTATTTAGCTTAGTTTATGCATTACGTTGGTTGATTTATCCTCAGGAAGCAAAGCAGATTTTTTCCCACCCAAGCATGGCATTGTTTTTAGGTGCGATTCCGATGGGTTTAGCGACAGTACTCAATGGCTTTTTAAAATATGGCGTTGCATTGTATGGTGATGTCGCGATTCAGATCGCACAAGTCCTGTGGTTCGTGGATGCGATTTTAGCAGTGGGCATCGGGGTATTGGTTCCATTTTGTATGTTCTATAAGCAAGAGCATCAGTTACATAGCATGACTGCAATGTGGTTACTGCCAATCGTGGCGTGTGAAGTCACAGCAACTTCTGGTGGTTTATTGTTGGCGCATTTGGCAGCAGGGCAACAGGCAGTCGGTATTTTATTTGCAAGTTATATACTATGGGGTATGTCTGTATTGCCTGCTTTTGCAATCTTGACCATTTTAATGTTACGTCTGGCATTGCATAAACTGCCTGGCAAAGAATTGGCAATCAGTGGTTGGCTGGCTTTGGGACCGATTGGTACAGGGGCATTGGCATTGTTGGTTTTAGGTGCTCAAGCACCACAAGTCTTGGCTTATATTCAGTTAGAACAATTGGGTGTGTTCTTTAAAAATGCAGGCATCGTAGCGAGTTTTATCCTGCTTGGCTTTGGGGTGTGGTGGTTTGCCATAGCCGTGTTGACTACATTGAAACATGCGGCCACAGACTTACCGTTTAACCTCGGTTGGTGGGGACTGACATTTCCATTGGGTGTATTTACTTTGGCAGTGTTAAATCTGGGGCATCAGTTGCATGTGAGTTTTATTGTGAATACAGGTTTGGCATTTGCAGCAATTTTGATGATGCTTTGGGTCATGGTGATGGCGAAAACTTTAAAAGGCATGTACCAAGGTCATTTATTCTTTTCTCCTTGCTTAAAGGCGTTATTAGACAGCCAACAACGTTAA
- the ribF gene encoding riboflavin biosynthesis protein RibF: MQLLRLNALAPNLQLPQTAVTIGNFDGVHLGHQAMVSQLQEVAQAKNLKTLVMIFEPQPLEFFKAYDAPPRITSLREKVEYLTELGVDYIAIAKFDNQFRSLSAENFADVLKDKLNAQSLILGDDFHFGKDRQGNSEFLKKYGFDVTNLTTIEFDGERVSSTRIRQVLQAGDLALAAKLLGRPYSMIGRVQYGDQIGRTINFPTINVRMGRHRPCLNGIYGVEVICETTSLTEKVKADNPDKTGILGYQTNALYGAGHVGTRPAIKQDHPEWRLEVHFPDVSANLYGLLMRVTFLDYLHGELNYPSLEALQAGIDDDVERLLEFRKNTPHFPF; encoded by the coding sequence ATGCAGCTGTTACGTCTAAATGCCTTAGCACCGAATTTACAATTGCCCCAAACCGCAGTGACGATTGGCAATTTTGATGGTGTCCATTTGGGACATCAAGCCATGGTTTCTCAACTTCAGGAAGTTGCTCAAGCCAAAAATCTGAAAACATTGGTGATGATTTTTGAGCCACAACCATTGGAATTTTTTAAAGCTTATGATGCACCACCACGCATCACCTCACTCAGAGAAAAAGTAGAATATTTGACTGAATTGGGTGTGGACTACATTGCGATTGCGAAGTTTGATAATCAATTCCGTAGTCTGAGCGCTGAAAATTTTGCTGATGTTTTAAAAGATAAACTCAATGCACAAAGCCTGATTTTGGGTGATGACTTTCACTTTGGTAAAGACCGTCAGGGCAACAGCGAATTTTTAAAAAAATATGGTTTTGATGTCACCAATCTGACCACTATCGAATTTGATGGTGAGCGTGTCAGTTCAACGCGTATTCGTCAGGTGCTGCAAGCGGGCGATTTGGCTTTGGCGGCCAAATTATTGGGACGTCCTTATAGCATGATTGGACGAGTTCAATATGGCGACCAGATTGGACGCACCATCAATTTCCCGACCATCAATGTTCGTATGGGGCGCCATCGACCATGTTTAAATGGTATTTATGGGGTTGAAGTGATATGTGAAACCACATCTTTAACTGAAAAAGTCAAAGCCGACAATCCAGATAAAACAGGCATTTTAGGCTACCAAACGAATGCCTTATATGGTGCTGGACATGTCGGTACTCGCCCTGCCATCAAACAGGATCATCCTGAATGGCGATTAGAAGTACATTTCCCTGATGTTTCTGCTAATCTGTATGGCTTGTTAATGCGGGTAACTTTTCTCGACTATTTACATGGCGAGTTAAATTATCCTTCGCTTGAAGCACTTCAGGCAGGAATTGACGATGATGTTGAGCGATTACTTGAATTTCGCAAAAATACACCCCATTTTCCGTTCTAA
- the ileS gene encoding isoleucine--tRNA ligase: MSDKQTPENAVDYKSTLNLPGTEFAMKANLAVREAKWLEEWYADNIYQQIRASRIGKKKYVLHDGPPYANGQIHLGHAVNKVLKDIIIKSRVMDGFDAPYVPGWDCHGLPIELKVEEKVGKVGQKVDAPTFRKACREYAYTQIELQKKDFVRMGVFGDWDNPYLTMNFKQEADIVRSLGEIAKAGHIEPGLKPVNWCLDCGSSLAEAEVDYKDKKSDAIDVGFGVVDLADLSAKIGVTVANPTDIVIWTTTPWTLPANQAVALHAEIEYQLVEVQSERGAQNLILAKDLVESACERYKLEDPKVLADFVGAKLEGLKLQHPLITERQVPVILGEHVIATSGTGAVHTAPGHGVDDYKVGLQYNLKVDNPVGGNGVYLPTAPIFAGEHIYKANPQIIAALTEAGKLWAHVPIVHSYPHCWRHKTPIIFRATPQWFISMDNKGLRQDALNAIENDIGFVPDWGKNRIEAMIEGRPDWCISRQRTWGVPIPFFVHKDTNELHPRTPELIEEVAKLIEKEGIDGWYNRDAAEFIGADAEQYNAVRDTLDVWFDSGTTHYAVLRQREELQDPADLYLEGSDQHRGWFQSSLLTSIAINKRAPYKGLLTHGFVVDEKGRKMSKSIGNIITPQDIIKDMGADGLRFWIASADYRYEMTAGKEIFSRASDGYRRIRNTLRFLLANLNGFKPSTDALPIDQLIALDQYILQRAADVQKTIQQAYEDMNFHIVTNALTNFCINDLGGFYLDIIKDRQYTTKADSAARHSAQTALYHLVQAFVRWMSPILSFTAQEAWPLIPEQSEKYVFTAEWYDIPVASTANLISEADWQTLITVKSAVNKQIEAARNAKLIGSNLSAKVELWANAELKTVLDQLGDELRFVLITSQVIVHTFDEAQGEVTDLEGLRVKVSAAEGEKCARCWHVLPDVNTHHEHPGLCSRCIINLPTGQGEERKYA; encoded by the coding sequence ATGAGCGATAAGCAAACTCCTGAAAATGCTGTGGATTATAAATCTACGCTGAATCTACCAGGTACTGAATTTGCAATGAAAGCAAATCTCGCAGTACGTGAAGCGAAATGGTTGGAAGAGTGGTATGCCGACAACATTTATCAGCAGATTCGTGCATCGCGTATTGGCAAGAAAAAATATGTGCTTCATGACGGCCCTCCATATGCCAATGGTCAAATCCATTTAGGGCATGCTGTAAACAAAGTTCTCAAAGACATCATCATTAAAAGCCGTGTCATGGACGGTTTTGATGCGCCTTATGTACCTGGTTGGGACTGTCACGGTCTACCGATCGAACTCAAAGTTGAAGAAAAAGTCGGTAAAGTGGGTCAAAAAGTTGATGCTCCAACTTTCCGTAAAGCATGTCGTGAATATGCCTACACGCAAATCGAACTTCAGAAAAAAGATTTCGTGCGTATGGGTGTGTTTGGCGATTGGGACAATCCTTATTTGACCATGAACTTCAAACAAGAAGCCGACATCGTACGTTCATTGGGTGAAATTGCCAAAGCGGGTCATATTGAACCGGGTCTTAAACCAGTCAATTGGTGTCTAGATTGTGGTTCTTCACTTGCTGAAGCAGAAGTTGACTATAAAGATAAAAAATCTGACGCGATTGATGTCGGTTTTGGCGTGGTTGACCTTGCTGATCTTTCAGCAAAAATTGGTGTGACTGTTGCAAATCCTACAGATATCGTAATCTGGACAACCACGCCTTGGACACTTCCTGCCAACCAAGCAGTTGCACTACATGCTGAAATTGAATATCAATTGGTTGAAGTTCAGTCTGAACGTGGCGCGCAAAACCTCATCTTAGCGAAAGATTTGGTTGAGTCCGCATGTGAACGTTATAAACTCGAAGACCCGAAAGTATTAGCTGACTTTGTTGGTGCAAAACTTGAAGGTTTAAAATTACAACATCCTTTAATTACAGAACGTCAAGTTCCTGTGATCTTAGGTGAACACGTCATTGCAACCAGTGGTACGGGTGCTGTACATACTGCACCTGGTCATGGTGTGGACGATTATAAAGTTGGCTTACAGTACAATCTAAAAGTGGACAATCCTGTTGGCGGTAATGGTGTGTACTTACCTACTGCACCGATTTTTGCAGGTGAGCACATTTATAAAGCCAATCCGCAAATCATTGCTGCTTTAACCGAAGCAGGCAAGCTTTGGGCACATGTACCAATCGTACATAGCTATCCACATTGCTGGCGTCATAAAACGCCGATTATTTTCCGTGCTACACCACAATGGTTCATCAGCATGGACAATAAAGGCTTACGTCAAGATGCGTTAAATGCCATTGAAAATGACATCGGGTTTGTTCCAGACTGGGGTAAAAACCGTATCGAAGCGATGATCGAAGGTCGTCCAGACTGGTGTATCTCACGTCAACGTACTTGGGGTGTGCCAATCCCATTCTTCGTGCATAAAGACACCAACGAATTGCATCCTCGCACACCTGAACTCATTGAAGAAGTTGCGAAACTGATCGAAAAAGAAGGCATTGATGGTTGGTACAACCGTGATGCCGCTGAGTTCATTGGTGCAGATGCTGAACAATATAATGCAGTTCGTGACACTTTGGATGTTTGGTTCGACTCTGGTACAACCCATTATGCAGTGCTTCGCCAACGTGAAGAACTACAAGACCCTGCTGACTTGTATCTTGAAGGTTCAGACCAACATCGTGGTTGGTTCCAATCTTCATTGTTGACCTCAATTGCCATCAACAAACGTGCGCCATATAAAGGCTTGCTTACTCACGGTTTTGTCGTGGATGAGAAAGGTCGTAAGATGTCGAAGTCAATTGGGAATATCATTACCCCTCAAGACATCATCAAAGATATGGGTGCGGACGGGTTACGTTTCTGGATCGCATCTGCGGATTACCGTTATGAAATGACCGCAGGTAAAGAAATCTTTAGCCGTGCATCTGATGGTTACCGTCGTATTCGTAATACTTTACGTTTCTTGTTGGCGAACTTGAATGGTTTCAAACCATCGACTGATGCACTGCCTATCGATCAATTGATTGCTCTTGATCAATACATCTTGCAACGTGCTGCAGACGTACAGAAAACCATTCAACAAGCCTATGAAGATATGAACTTCCATATCGTCACAAATGCATTAACCAATTTCTGTATCAATGACTTAGGTGGTTTCTACTTAGACATCATCAAAGACCGTCAATATACGACTAAAGCGGATTCAGCAGCACGTCATTCTGCGCAAACTGCTTTGTATCACTTGGTACAAGCATTCGTACGTTGGATGTCACCTATCTTGAGTTTCACAGCACAAGAAGCTTGGCCGCTGATTCCTGAACAGTCTGAAAAATATGTCTTTACGGCTGAATGGTATGACATTCCAGTTGCATCAACTGCAAACTTGATTTCAGAAGCAGATTGGCAAACATTAATCACTGTAAAATCTGCGGTGAACAAGCAAATTGAAGCGGCACGTAATGCCAAACTGATTGGTTCAAACTTGTCAGCAAAAGTTGAACTTTGGGCAAATGCAGAACTTAAAACTGTTTTAGACCAATTGGGTGATGAGCTTCGTTTTGTCTTGATCACGTCTCAAGTGATTGTTCATACATTTGATGAAGCACAAGGTGAAGTCACGGATCTAGAAGGTCTACGTGTTAAAGTGTCTGCGGCTGAAGGTGAAAAATGCGCGCGTTGTTGGCATGTGCTTCCTGATGTAAATACACACCACGAACATCCAGGTCTTTGTTCTCGTTGTATTATTAACCTTCCTACAGGTCAAGGCGAAGAGAGAAAATATGCCTAA
- the lspA gene encoding signal peptidase II → MPNPQNKKGLLQFYPHNLLWLGLSVLAIVLDQWTKWIAVSHLKYGEQNPVLPFLNWTLAHNYGAAFSFLSDAGGWQKYFFTGLAGVVSIIFIFWLMRMPKKMIILPAAIALILGGAVGNLIDRVSLGYVVDFIHVYYNNSHFPIFNLADSAITLGTILLLIDTFFLEKKRIQNAESAK, encoded by the coding sequence ATGCCTAATCCACAAAATAAAAAGGGCTTATTGCAGTTTTATCCTCACAATTTACTTTGGCTTGGACTTTCAGTCCTTGCCATTGTATTGGATCAATGGACCAAATGGATTGCAGTTAGCCATTTAAAATATGGTGAACAAAATCCTGTACTGCCCTTTTTAAATTGGACATTGGCACATAACTATGGCGCAGCCTTTAGTTTCTTGTCCGATGCTGGTGGATGGCAAAAATATTTCTTTACAGGCTTAGCAGGCGTTGTTTCGATTATCTTTATTTTTTGGCTGATGCGTATGCCCAAAAAAATGATCATCCTGCCTGCGGCTATTGCTCTCATTTTAGGTGGGGCGGTTGGCAATCTAATTGACCGAGTTTCATTAGGTTATGTTGTCGATTTTATACATGTATATTATAACAATAGCCATTTCCCAATTTTTAATCTAGCAGACAGCGCCATTACTTTGGGCACTATTTTATTGTTAATTGATACCTTCTTTTTAGAAAAGAAACGTATTCAAAATGCGGAAAGCGCAAAATGA
- a CDS encoding FKBP-type peptidyl-prolyl cis-trans isomerase → MTEEIINPNEETRIADGSKVELHFSVAIENGVEIDNTRSREQPVSLVMGDGSLLPGFEKALFGLRAGDRRTVSLLPEDAFGPWNPENVQKFDTVKFEQRPVEGHMIEFEDKAKQSLFGVVKTVGEDITEVDFNHPLAGKNITFEVEIFKVTPAGQQGVKLM, encoded by the coding sequence ATGACTGAAGAAATTATTAATCCCAATGAAGAAACCCGCATTGCGGATGGCTCCAAAGTAGAGCTGCATTTTTCTGTTGCCATTGAAAATGGTGTGGAAATTGACAATACCCGTAGCCGTGAACAACCTGTCAGTCTGGTGATGGGCGATGGTAGTTTATTACCGGGTTTTGAAAAAGCATTATTTGGTCTACGTGCAGGTGACCGTCGTACGGTTAGCCTTCTTCCTGAAGATGCTTTCGGTCCTTGGAACCCTGAAAATGTACAAAAATTCGATACCGTGAAGTTTGAACAACGTCCTGTTGAAGGTCACATGATCGAGTTTGAAGACAAAGCTAAACAAAGCCTATTTGGTGTAGTTAAAACAGTTGGTGAAGATATTACCGAAGTCGATTTTAACCATCCTTTAGCAGGGAAAAACATTACTTTTGAAGTAGAAATTTTCAAAGTCACACCTGCAGGTCAACAAGGTGTGAAATTGATGTAA
- a CDS encoding NADPH-dependent FMN reductase yields MNIFIIVGSIRQGRTAIKVAEWLSKEINQLDFHTLNTRIVDLKEWNLPLFAGAHPPASGIYDQPRQQEWADHIAQADAFIFISPEYNHGYSAVLKNAIDYLGKEWKSKPFGIVSYGGNNGTSSVEQLKQVCTALDMIDSNAVIQLRDIFNRNKTEHFEGNEFDNKAVASVINKLIQYSNI; encoded by the coding sequence ATGAATATATTTATTATTGTGGGCAGCATTCGTCAAGGACGTACTGCCATTAAAGTTGCAGAATGGTTATCTAAAGAAATTAACCAACTCGACTTTCATACATTAAATACACGCATAGTTGATTTGAAAGAATGGAACTTACCTCTTTTTGCCGGTGCACATCCTCCAGCCTCAGGTATTTACGACCAACCTCGACAACAAGAATGGGCAGATCATATTGCCCAAGCGGATGCTTTTATTTTTATTTCACCAGAATACAATCACGGCTACAGTGCAGTGCTTAAAAATGCCATTGATTACCTTGGCAAAGAATGGAAAAGCAAACCTTTTGGTATTGTCAGTTATGGAGGTAACAATGGTACTTCATCGGTCGAGCAACTCAAACAAGTGTGCACTGCCCTCGATATGATCGACTCAAATGCCGTCATTCAGCTGCGAGATATTTTCAATCGTAACAAAACTGAGCATTTTGAAGGTAACGAATTTGATAACAAAGCCGTTGCGTCAGTGATCAATAAACTGATTCAGTATAGTAATATATAA
- a CDS encoding lytic transglycosylase domain-containing protein, whose translation MSTTLVITGCSTLGGGSIEKRSAKLAQGIQKAYSVEPNTAARIAPIIIQNAEQYEVDPVLIAAMIRQESSYRSDIVSPAGAVGLTQVIPRYWQQTCQGDLFNEQINIQCGTYILAKYNQSAGSWKKALAYYNVGPTGYQSSWKMKRQGKKYAREVKQHQHLLKDAL comes from the coding sequence TTGTCTACTACGCTTGTGATTACAGGTTGTTCTACGCTAGGTGGAGGTTCTATTGAAAAGCGCTCAGCTAAATTAGCACAAGGCATTCAAAAAGCATATTCAGTAGAACCTAATACTGCTGCACGCATTGCACCAATAATTATACAAAATGCTGAACAATATGAAGTAGATCCCGTATTGATCGCTGCAATGATTCGCCAAGAATCAAGTTATCGAAGTGATATTGTTTCACCTGCAGGTGCTGTTGGACTTACTCAAGTGATTCCGCGTTATTGGCAACAAACTTGTCAAGGTGACCTATTTAATGAGCAGATCAATATCCAATGTGGTACTTATATTTTAGCCAAATATAACCAATCTGCAGGGAGCTGGAAAAAAGCATTAGCATATTATAATGTTGGGCCTACAGGCTATCAATCTAGTTGGAAAATGAAACGCCAAGGTAAAAAATATGCACGAGAAGTGAAACAACACCAACATCTTTTAAAAGATGCCTTATAA
- a CDS encoding MFS transporter, which produces MTAQTMNVNAVVDHAKFKSFHVNIILWCLFIVLFDGYDLAINGVVLPLLMKEWGMTAVQAGMLASTALAGMMFGAMSFGMLADKIGRKKVILICVSLFSFFTFLGGFASNPTEFAILRFIAGLGIGGVLPNLVALTAEYAPQRLKSTLVTTMFSGYAVGGIMAALCGTWFAADFGWQIMFYIAGIPLLFVPFFWKFLPESLTFLVKAQKMDEARYFLKKIEPTAQVSSETQLVLSSDDQTQTASVKALFSENRAVGTLLFWIAFFMCLLMLYALGSWLPKLMMAAGYSLGSSLMFLMALNIGAVIGTIGGGVLADRFNFKPVLIGMLIVGVCSLVGLGFNSPQPVIYLLVSLAGASSIGCSILLYSYVAHFYPVAVRSTGIGWASAIGRTGAIVGPILIGYLLGLELPHKWNFIAVAIPGIIGAIAISCIRIKKAESKIEVKATAAISAN; this is translated from the coding sequence ATGACAGCGCAAACAATGAATGTAAATGCTGTAGTGGACCATGCGAAGTTTAAATCATTCCATGTCAATATTATTCTTTGGTGTTTATTTATCGTCTTATTTGATGGTTATGATTTAGCAATCAATGGCGTAGTTTTGCCATTATTGATGAAAGAGTGGGGGATGACTGCTGTACAAGCTGGTATGCTCGCCAGTACTGCATTGGCAGGCATGATGTTTGGTGCGATGTCCTTTGGTATGCTTGCAGATAAAATTGGTCGTAAAAAAGTCATTTTAATCTGTGTTTCTTTATTTAGTTTTTTTACTTTTTTGGGTGGCTTTGCTTCAAATCCAACTGAATTTGCAATTTTACGTTTTATTGCAGGTCTAGGAATTGGGGGCGTTTTACCTAATCTTGTTGCTTTAACAGCAGAATATGCACCACAACGCTTAAAAAGTACTTTAGTAACCACAATGTTTAGTGGTTATGCTGTTGGCGGTATTATGGCAGCATTATGTGGTACATGGTTTGCAGCTGATTTTGGTTGGCAAATCATGTTTTATATCGCAGGAATCCCACTATTATTTGTTCCATTCTTTTGGAAGTTTTTACCTGAGTCTTTAACCTTTTTGGTAAAAGCACAGAAAATGGATGAAGCACGTTATTTTTTAAAGAAAATAGAACCTACGGCGCAAGTGTCATCTGAAACTCAATTAGTTTTATCATCAGATGATCAAACACAAACAGCTTCAGTCAAAGCATTATTTTCTGAAAATCGTGCAGTCGGGACATTATTATTTTGGATTGCATTTTTCATGTGTTTATTAATGCTTTATGCATTGGGAAGTTGGTTACCAAAATTAATGATGGCAGCAGGCTATTCATTAGGTAGTAGTTTGATGTTCTTAATGGCACTGAATATTGGTGCTGTGATTGGTACGATTGGTGGTGGTGTTTTAGCAGATCGTTTTAACTTTAAACCTGTATTAATTGGTATGCTCATAGTAGGTGTTTGCTCACTGGTCGGACTAGGCTTTAACTCACCACAACCAGTGATTTATTTATTGGTTAGTTTGGCAGGTGCATCTTCGATTGGTTGTAGTATCTTACTTTATAGCTATGTTGCACACTTTTATCCTGTTGCAGTACGTTCTACAGGAATTGGTTGGGCTTCTGCAATTGGACGTACAGGTGCGATTGTAGGGCCGATTTTGATTGGTTATTTATTAGGGTTAGAGCTGCCTCATAAATGGAATTTTATTGCGGTAGCGATTCCTGGTATTATTGGTGCGATCGCAATCTCATGTATTCGAATTAAAAAAGCTGAGAGTAAAATAGAAGTGAAAGCAACCGCTGCAATTTCTGCAAACTAA